The DNA region ACGCGTGCCTAACGTCTGGCCGTTCCACCAAGTGAAGATTTGCAAGAGAAGGTTCTTCATGTCTTTTCCTCGTGCTTGCCGAAGGCGAGCGGGACTGGAATTCGATCCCTCGCTTATGGCGCCGGAACGCCGGATTGTCCAGCGATTCTCGTCACGCGAAGCCTCACTTCAAGGCCATCTTGAAGCCGAGATGCGACGGCTTGAAACCGAGGCGCTCGTAGAAACGATGCGCATCCTTGCGCTTGGCGTTGGAGGTCAGCTGGACCATCCGCATGCCGCGGCCTTTTGCCTCGGCGATCGCAAATTCCATCATCCGTGCACCAATCCCCTGCCCGCGCATGTCGCCGCGCGTCTGCACCGCTTCGATGATCATCGAGGACGAGCCGCGGGCGGTCAGAGACGTGGTGATCATCGTCTGGAAGGTGCCGACGACCTCGCTGCCGCGCTCTGCGACGTAGAGCGTCTGGTCGGGCGACGCAGCTACGGCAGCAAAAGCCCTGGCATAACCGGAAAGGGCCGCCGGATCGTTCGTATCACCGTGACCGCCAAGATCATCGGCGGCAAACATGGCGATCAGCTCCGGGAGATCGTCTTCACGGGCTTCGCGAATGAGGAGGCTGGTTTCCACAATCTTTTCCATCAATGACCCGAAAGAGGCTTCTCGAATATCAGTGCTGGAATTCCCGATTGCTCCTGACCGCAATTTTCCGTCCGTCCGGCCTCGGTGAAGCCGTGCGCGTGGTAGAAGGCGACCGCCGCCTTGTTGCCCGGTTCGACTTCCAGCCGCATGATTTCGGCGTCCGGGAAGCATGTCTCG from Rhizobium sullae includes:
- a CDS encoding GNAT family N-acetyltransferase, which translates into the protein MFAADDLGGHGDTNDPAALSGYARAFAAVAASPDQTLYVAERGSEVVGTFQTMITTSLTARGSSSMIIEAVQTRGDMRGQGIGARMMEFAIAEAKGRGMRMVQLTSNAKRKDAHRFYERLGFKPSHLGFKMALK